The following are from one region of the Microtus ochrogaster isolate Prairie Vole_2 chromosome 17, MicOch1.0, whole genome shotgun sequence genome:
- the Nefm gene encoding neurofilament medium polypeptide → MSYTLDSLGNPSAYRRVTETRSSFSRVSGSPSSGFRSQSWSRGSPSTVSSSYKRSALAPRLAYSSAMLSSAESSLDFSQSSSLLNGGSGGDYKLSRSNEKEQLQGLNDRFAGYIEKVHYLEQQNKEIEAEIQALRQKQASHAQLGDAYDQEIRELRATLEMVNHEKAQVQLDSDHLEEDIHRLKERFEEEARLRDDTEAAIRALRKDIEESSMVKVELDKKVQSLQDEVAFLRSNHEEEVADLLAQIQASHITVERKDYLKTDISTALKEIRSQLECHSDQNMHQAEEWFKCRYAKLTEAAEQNKEAIRSAKEEIAEYRRQLQSKSIELESVRGTKESLERQLSDIEERHNHDLSSYQDTIQQLENELRGTKWEMARHLREYQDLLNVKMALDIEIAAYRKLLEGEETRFSTFSGSITGPLYTHRQPSVTISSKIQKTKVEAPKLKVQHKFVEEIIEETKVEDEKSEMEDALTAIAEELAASAREEKGEEAEEKEEEQEAEKSPVKSPEAKEEEEGEKEEEEGQEEEEEEEEGAKSDQAEEGGSEKEGSSEKDEGEQEEEGETEAEGEGEEVEAKEEKKTEEKVEEVAAKEEIKIEKPEKAKSPVPKSPVEEVKPKPETKAGKEEQKEEEKVKEEKKEVVKEAPKEEKVEKKEEKPKDVPEKKAESPVKEKAVEEVITITKSVKVNLEKDTKEEKPQQQEKVKEKEKAEEEGGSEEEGSDRSPQESRKEDIAINGEVEGKEEEQETQEKGSGREEEKGVVTNGLDVSPADEKKGDEDKVVVTKKVEKITSEGGDGATKYITKSVTVTQKVEEHEETFEEKLVSTKKVEKVTSHAIVKEVTQGD, encoded by the exons ATGAGCTACACTCTGGACTCCCTGGGCAACCCGTCCGCCTACCGGCGGGTCACCGAAACCCGCTCCAGTTTCAGCCGCGTGAGCGGGTCCCCGTCCAGCGGCTTCCGCTCGCAGTCCTGGTCCCGTGGCTCGCCCAGCACCGTGTCCTCCTCCTACAAGCGCAGCGCGCTCGCCCCGCGCCTTGCCTATAGCTCGGCCATGCTCAGCTCTGCGGAGAGCAGCCTTGACTTCAGCCAGTCCTCCTCGCTGCTCAACGGCGGCTCCGGAGGCGACTACAAGCTGTCCCGTTCCAACGAGAAAGAGCAGCTGCAGGGACTGAACGACCGCTTCGCCGGCTACATCGAGAAAGTGCACTACTTGGAACAGCAGAACAAGGAGATCGAGGCGGAGATCCAGGCTCTGCGGCAGAAACAGGCCTCCCATGCCCAGCTGGGTGATGCTTACGACCAGGAGATCCGAGAGCTGCGAGCCACGCTCGAGATGGTGAACCACGAGAAGGCGCAGGTGCAACTGGACTCCGATCATCTGGAGGAAGACATTCACCGGCTCAAGGAGCGCTTCGAGGAGGAGGCGCGGCTGCGCGACGACACGGAGGCTGCCATCCGAGCGCTGCGCAAAGACATCGAGGAGTCCTCGATGGTAAAGGTGGAGCTGGACAAGAAGGTTCAGTCGCTGCAGGATGAGGTGGCCTTCCTGAGAAGCAATCACGAAGAGGAGGTGGCCGACCTGCTGGCTCAGATCCAGGCGTCGCACATCACGGTAGAGCGCAAAGACTACCTGAAGACAGACATCTCCACGGCCCTGAAGGAGATCCGCTCCCAGCTCGAGTGTCACTCAGACCAGAACATGCACCAGGCCGAAGAGTGGTTCAAATGCCGCTACGCCAAGCTCACCGAGGCGGCCGAGCAGAACAAGGAGGCCATCCGCTCCGCCAAGGAAGAGATCGCCGAATACCGGCGCCAGCTACAGTCCAAGAGCATCGAGCTCGAATCCGTGCGTGGCACTAAGGAGTCCCTGGAGCGGCAGCTCAGCGACATCGAGGAGCGCCACAACCACGACCTCAGCAGCTACCAG GACACCATCCAGCAGTTGGAAAATGAGCTTCGGGGAACAAAGTGGGAGATGGCTCGTCATTTGCGAGAATACCAGGATCTCCTCAACGTCAAGATGGCCCTGGACATCGAGATCGCCGCATACAG GAAACTCCTGGAGGGTGAAGAGACCAGATTTAGCACATTTTCAGGAAGCATCACAGGGCCTCTGTACACACACCGACAGCCCTCTGTCACAATATCCAGTAAGATTCAGAAGACCAAAGTCGAGGCTCCCAAGCTCAAGGTCCAACACAAATTTGTGGAGGAGATCATCGAGGAAACAAAAGTGGAAGACGAGAAGTCAGAAATGGAAGACGCCCTCACAGCCATTGCCGAGGAGCTGGCAGCCTCTgccagagaggaaaagggagaagaggcggaggagaaggaagaggaacaggaagccGAAAAGTCCCCTGTGAAGTCTCCTGAGgctaaggaagaggaggaaggggaaaaggaggaagaagaaggccaggaggaagaagaagaggaagaggaaggtgccAAGTCAGAccaggcagaagagggaggatCTGAGAAAGAAGGCTCCAGTGAAAAGGATGAAggtgagcaggaagaggagggagagacggAGGCAGAAGGTGAAGGAGAGGAAGTAGaagctaaagaggaaaagaaaactgaagaaaaagttGAAGAAGTGGCTGCCAAGGAGGAAATCAAGATTGAGAAGCCAGAGAAAGCcaagtctcctgtgccaaagtcACCAGTTGAAGAGGTAAAgccaaaaccagaaaccaaagccgggaaagaagagcagaaggaggaagagaaagttaaggaagaaaagaaggaagtcgTCAAGGAAGCACCCAAGGAAGAGAAGgtagagaaaaaggaggagaagccaAAAGATGTTCCAGAGAAGAAGGCTGAGTCTCCGGTGAAAGAGAAAGCTGTGGAGGAGGTGATCACCATCACCAAGTCGGTAAAGGTGAACCTGGAGAAAGACACCAAAGAGGAGAAGCCTCAGCAGCAGGAGAAAgtcaaggagaaggagaaggcagaggaggagggagggagtgaggaggaggggagcGATCGCAGCCCACAGGAATCCAGGAAGGAAGACATAGCTATCAATGGGGaagtggaaggaaaagaggaggagcaggaaactCAGGAAAAGGGcagtgggagggaagaggagaaaggggtggtCACTAATGGGTTAGATGTGAGCCCAGCAGATGAAAAGAAAGGGGATGAGGACAAGGTGGTGGTGACCAAGAAGGTGGAAAAAATCACCAGCGAGGGGGGCGATGGTGCTACCAAATACATCACCAAATCTGTAACCGTCACTCAAAAGGTCGAAGAGCATGAGGAGACCTTTGAGGAGAAACTAGTGTCAACTAAAAAGGTAGAAAAAGTCACTTCACACGCCATAGTCAAGGAAGTCACCCAGGGTGACTAA